The segment gAATTAAATTCAAGATTATATATCTTActgtttatacagaatggaacccaaaaacatttacataactgaatttcttttgactgctcaaTGAATTGTCTTTAACGGTGAATTCGCTATATTGCCACCCCCGCTTTATTGCCCAAATTGGTTTTGAACAAACGTTGGtaatatatcgagggagcactgtacatacataaataacatAAATATGCGGGACATCGTATTTAAAGTAAACGAGAATACAAAGCTCTGTTTAAAAGTACACGTTCGGCatagtttttcaaatcattttatatatacatgtatatattttgtaattattttcaaGTTACAAAGAGGAATTGACTAGAGAGACCCTTGTGAAGCGCTACCCTGGATATTTTTGGACACGGGAAGAGTACCTCCACTATTCTAGACTTCTAAATAGCAGTATGAAGGACACTACTGTTCACGAATACTTCCTGAAATTCTGTAACACAGACTGTCCCAAACGACCGTGGTATTCAAAGTCCACAGGCAGGAGGAGACGAGACGCTGGTGTCATCAGCAGCGGTAACGTATACCACGGATGTTGCTTATCGTAAGTTAATTATTCGAgctagtctctctctctctctctctctctctctctctctctctcttattttAGAATTCAACCAGGTTTTTTTGTATTAAACAGCGACACGTACTACACATCACCACTTCAACAGGTGAACGAGAACGGTGTGAACAGGAACCTATTTCATCTTCTACCGGACGCTCAGCAGTTCTTCAAAGTCTCCTCGTGCATGTATGATATGTAATAATCTCGGGCatatgctccccccccccccttgtatCTCCAAACAAAATCAATGTTGGGAGATTTATGATTCTAAGCATGTTTTTCAAGTGGTATTCATGTAACACAGGCacttgactttttttttttttttttaaactgcatgtatacacatgtataataaaaaaaaatatcttcctgtaaacaaactgaATAGTTTGtatacaggaagacaatttattgaaaatgtcgATAGCCTGTGTCTTGCACATCCTCTAGTTACAGTTTATATTGCACTTTAAGCAGTAACAAGTCGTTAAATTAGACTTTTGTCATACTTTGATGAGAAAATACAGACACGGGGAAACAGCTAACCCTGTAGTCAGGTGCTTGTGGTGGCAGTGTTCAAGACTTTGTATTTTAACAGTTGTCGTGATAAGACCATATAATACATGTGCTCTTCGCTCCTGGTTCTTTCCCAGGTTTTTTGTCTTCTGTTTCCATGGAAAATCACGAAGTTATAAATCATTGTTATGGCTAGATTATAATTAGAGCCTATTCACTTCAATTTCACGGTTTTATAATCTATAGTGATAACAGTAAAAATTAAACTGTAGCGAAAATAAAGTCTTGAGCGTTATAATACGTTGAAACTCTTGCATTTTAGTGAGAACGTAAAATGTACCGGTTGCCACTGTATGTATGAGGAGGAACTACATTCCGTTGTGGTCGTTAAGGCAGGGATTAGCTTTACTGACGCCACCATGGACGATCTGGAAATAGACGTGCTGACGTTTAATGGATGCTGCAAGTGCGTGAATGACGGAACATAGTGGTCTCTTGGCGGCGCAAATGAAATTCGGTACTTCCAGAAACGTTTCCATTTGTGCCCTAACGCTTTCTATGTGAACTGCACAGGATACACACAGCTTTACGCGTGTGACTCGAAATCTTCTCTGCATTTTGGATTGGGGTCAAGTTTAAGATGTAAAATTCCAGGAGAGATAAgttgtattgtatgaaaatttccacaggggctaagcccgttttgggcccgaactctgtgataccatataTTTATGGCATCAcaagagttcgggcccaaaacgggcttagcccctgtgaaaATTTCTAATATATACCCTCTATAAGATTCTGTTTTTAGAAGATACGGTATCGTGATCTGGTTAACTTTACACGTTTTAAGATTACTGAGTGAAATGTGCATGTgttacattttcatgaaaattgcaTTTTATAGTATTTATTACTGAGGGCAATCGCACTCCCGTATGACGAGTTATTTGGCGTATTAGTAAGGCTgtctttttaaaacaatttggGAGGGGGGGCTAATATTTCAAATTCTTCTTTTTTATACTTAGTCCAGGGTGTCAAGCCACTTTTGGTCCTAAAGATGTAGGATTataggattttattttttttgcagtttatagggcAAATAAAGGGATTTTTACAGCAGATTTATGGAAATAaatagggtttttttttatttaaaaattttgtataaaagtGGATTGTTTCTGCATGAAAATCTAGCAAGCATAGTATCTTACTGGAGAAGAAATAAcattaaacataaacaaagacaaaaaACTCTTCAGATGTGGACAGTTCCCCCATCCAATAGACAGTTCTTATacaatcatcatagttattctcttcataacaatcTTAAATATCAATCTAGCACCAGCTCCTAGATTTTGTGGGGTTttcattcttcttttttttttttaatcatttttgaaaataggactgtcattttttttttatatatatagggctttttatggattttaatgacttatagggaaaatataggaaccttcaaatttataggaataaatagggacttGACACCCTGTTAGTCTTCTCGTCCGTTGATTTACTTTCCggttgtatttttatttttattagcGTATTTACAGACTGACCACTGCAAACTCTTTtattgtatatgtgtacatactTGTGATAAAGTTTTAAAGAAAGGTTAAAGTGGCAGTATGTTTATGTGAGGCTTGagttttaattacatatattcagAATTAAGTGTGCATTAGTAACAATAAAAACTTATTCATCATAAATGTATTACACGGTGTTGATGTTAAAGCTGTAAACGAcggtattttttttctttcaattatccAATTATGCACCAAATAATACCTATCAGTacaactaatataatcccccaagatctgaagaaaaattcaacaaaaatgaacaaGCGAATACTatttgagagcatacctacaatgagcgtttcgtataaaccgccattgtgtcgtatacacggacatgggaacgagGATTGACGACATCAAGCTGACATTTCGAACATCACTTGGTGAAAAATAGAATGATGCAATATTAAACCGAATACTAAGAGTGCAACACCTTTACGATGGTTTTCCCCGTGCTGACTTCTCGCGTTGGAAAGTAAGACAGTTGATACACCAAATGTTGATacgtttgaaataaaaatgtttgaaacaAGGATGGGAATACAAAGACGTGAATTAAAGTAGCAAATTTATTTCAACAACGAAACATCTCAGAGGTTGATACACGTATTTCAACGTTAATTCCATGTTGAATCttgacccccctccccccttttttttaaacttcGCTTGGtcattttttgcaaaaatttATGGAGATTTTGAATTCTAATACAAAAATTCCATTAAATGCTTTTTGTATCAATATGTTCATCGAAACTATTCTTTAAGTcttttttacaatttaaaaaaaaaccaaaaacacgTTATTTCATAGTTTCTtctacaagaaaaaaaaatcaaaagtatattttatatttgcgTTGCTACCTCTATATCATCAACTTCCGTCCCAGAACATTGTACGTTAGCGAGAGGGCGTAATAATGAATAATGCTATCTAACCGATTAATATGTTATTCAGTGTAATCGGTACCATTAATTACATTAagtttgaataaataaaatggaCATCTCATTAGCAATATTTACAGTATTCAATCCAACAACACAGATGTTATATAGGAAATATCACATGCTGATTCAAAAATATACACAGGCTAAAAGAGCAACCTGGAGATATATTGCCCGTTAATAACCGTTATGAAATCATATAAAACCGAGTTCTCTCCACATCACAGAAATAAACTGCTTCGATTGTTAGCTCAGAGCTTGAAGGAAAACTCTACTTAAAAGTCAATGTGATTAAAATAAGACTTTTATATCCCACTCCCCTATAAAAGCGAAAATTACATTTTATGCTTCGCAGTTGAATCGATGATATAATCCATCTCCTTTCTTTATGACCGTGGAAGACAAGACTCCAATCTCATGCTTTCGATCTCAGTTATGACATTAACACAAAATACATCTCTACACAGATATTATAAGCGAAAGAAAAACATAATCCAATATCTGTGTTATTAACGATTTCGTTCGCCAAGGCGATGCTGTCCCAGAAGCCACGTGAATGTTACATTTGTCCCGCTGGCAGCAATAGACACAGATCCAGTCGGAACTGACGAAACGACACGAGTTGTCGTACTCCTGTTTCTGAAGGTGACATGACACGTTTGTTGTGCAAGATTTCAGTATGGAAAGCTTCTCTGACACGTCTGGAAATAAAAGTTAATCTGTACTGTACATACTCATTCCAATAAGTACTTCTAGACTTCAAATTACTCTGTCAGTAGTTCTTCACACAGGACCCCGGTGGTTGattattacaattaataatccaaatatgaagtatagtaatagaaaataaaaaccgTATGTTCACTTTTAGCTctgattttctttaaattcaatgcTACGTCATTTCAATTTTTCTTCGTTATATTATCTTAATTTTCCAAGTTCTACACCCACCCCACCAACACCATACAAGCGCAATATCAAAATCGACAAGTTTGACGGTCGGGGGCATAGTGTTTCACATCTTGTACTTAAATGCAATGGACTCGAATAATGAAACTATCCTTATTAAAGCGTAGAGCgtaggtttttaaaaaatgttttgaatagaTGAATCGTTCCAAAAAGTTGGGGCTTCTTACATGTTGAACATTGTAAATTTCTCAAGTAAATTAATCAAGGTGAAGAACATTATGTACAAGCCTGTTTTTCATTTACCTGAGTATGACGTAATGGTTTGGCAGGTGTCCATACCTTGACCACACAGCTGAAGGTTGTAGTCATCTATACAGTGTATGTTAGTCTCCTCGTTAGTACACTCGTAACAGCTCAGAGACTGCCCTTCTCCTGGGAATATTGTGAAATATTAGATCTCTAATGGGGAAAACAAATCTTGTTTAAATAGAGGGCTTTTGCTATTATTTCTCCTGGGGCTTAAAgatttatacacacacacacacacacacagagagagagagagagagagagagattgaacGTTTACTGAGTAATACAGAGTACAAAggtatattttgaattttcatttgttttgtttttgtaatatttaaatGTTCATTACCAAATTAGGGCCCTAATGGGCATGAGATATAAATGTAAAGAGACATATATTGCTAGTACTAGGGGCATTTGAGCTGAACATGttctcaaattttatttttcaaattttaatgtttacaacGCTTAACTAgcggtcagcaaaaatttgaatgtcagttgtcagttacaagagagatacagagctcacatttctttgtcatgtaaacaaggctcatgccctgtttttgtttacatgtatagaggttaaatatactagaaaaaggtttgtttaaagcaggtttttttttcaatttacaagttcattTTTATCACATTTAAACAGTgtctagtgtttgtcacatctcattttgtttaaaaCGTGGTATTTTCTATGAAGCAATCTCTATCAATGATTGATTGTAACGTCCCTATCGAGGATTTtttccctcatatggagactcattgtaaataaaaacatggcatgagccttgtttacataacaaagaattgtgagcgcTGTATCTCACTTGCAACTCAAAAACTGACATTCCAAATGTTGCTGACCATTAAGAATACCTTagttaatcattgtaaacattaaaaatgtggaaaatagaatttgaaaattctcagctcaaatcgtgtccacgCCCCTTTAAGAGTTCATGTAGTATACACACTGTAACCATCCTAGACAGAGGAAAGTGCTGTATAAAATAGGCTACAGAGACATAAATACGTGTATGTAAAGCGTTCGGAGTAAACAGCCTTTGTaatgattataaaaataaacaaagtagCTCAATAATATAATCTAACTAATCACAATATACtcattatatattattactgaTGGTAAGTTTGTTAGTTGAGATATGGTTTCAGGGAATCTTCGAAGTTTAAGAAAGCTTTTGAGGGCATATTGTTAGTTGAGTTAGAATTTTTGAGAGAATATTGTTATAGTGTTAGTGAGTCAGATGTTTTGAGAACATATTTTAATTGAGTTAGATGTTTTGAGAGCATGTTGTTAGTTGAGTCAGATGTTTTGAGAGCATGTTTTAGTTGAGTTAGATGTTTTAAGAGCATATTAGTTGAATAAGATGTTTCGGTAGCATGACGTTAGTGGGGTCAGATTTTGTGAGAGCATGTTGTTGGTTGAGTCAGATGTTTTGAGAGCGTGTTGTTGGTTGGGTTAGATGTTTTATAAGCATGTTCTTAGCTAGATTAGAGGTTGTGAGAGCATATTGTTAGTTATGTTTTTGGGAACATGTTGTCAGTTGAATCAGGTGTTTTGAGAGCATGTTGTTAGTTGTCAGATGTTTTCAGAACATTTTCTTAATTGAGGTAGATGTTTTGAAAGCATATTAGTTGAATAAGTTGTTTTGGGAGCATGTTGTTAGTTGGGTCAGACTTTTGAGAATGTTTTGTTAGTTGGCAGATGTGTTTGAGAGCATGTTGTTAGTTGAAAAAATGTTTAGAGAACATGTTGTTAGTTGAAAAAATGTTTAGAGAGCATGTTGttagttgaaataaatgttttgagAGCATGTTGTAAGTTGAGGTGGATGTTTTGAGAGCATGTTGttagttgaaataaatgtttagaGAGCATGTTGttagttgaaataaatgttttgagAGCATGTTGTTAGTTGAGATAGTTGTTTTGAGAGCATGTTGTTAGTTGAGATAGATGTTTTGAGAGCATGTTGTTAGTTGAGATAGATGTTTTGAGAGCATGTTGTTAGTTGAGTCAATGTTGAGAGCTAGCATGTTAGTTGAGATAGATGTTTTGAGAACGTGTTATTAGTTGAGGTAGATGGGCAGGCTGGGTTCTTGAGTAGCATTCGAACGGGAAATCAAGAGGGACCACTTTGTacattaaagtacatgtattacaaatcaAATTCAGAGTAAAACACCAAGCAGTTCTAACGCTGATGGAGGAATAGAAGACGAGATTCTCAAAGTGCATTAAATAGGTTCATGTTTTAGAATGTTTGTTATCAAATGTTTACAGAGTTAATGTAAGATGATGGAGGCCGTAATGGAAGTTCCATTTGATAGATATGTATCTCTGGAATATAAaacagggccgtaactgccgatgaggcagacgaggcaactgcctcgtctgattttttggcaaaaaagaaaataaaattatataaatgttatattataggatatatgtttaaaatgaagacaagcacctttgtctttgacaccatattacgattctttacatagtacaaatgaaacacaaacatgataaattgggatttaaaaagtgtcattttcagtcgtaaagtcaatcggcggcccccaatcccctgcctcccctgatttagaaccctacttacggccctgtaAAACAAAGCTTATATCGCTTACTCAAGTCTAGACAAATGAATCTGAGAATTTCCTTTTGTAATGACACAAATTTCAAGTACATATTTCTtcttaaataaaaagaaaacagttACTTAGAATTTCAGCGATACCTATATTGGTTCCCATATCTTATCTGCATACAGATCGAAAATTATTCATTCAAGTCGATACATCTTGCAATTTTACAATCATCGGTCTATATTCTAACATGCAAACTTCATTAATTAATTTCTGTTTCACTCAAAATTCTAAAATACAAAGTGAATATGACCCCTTACCTGGGATAAGAAGAACATGAACAACAATCGTAACAGAGAGGTGAAAATATCGCATCCTCCTTTATCAGCACGGTCTAGGATCCAGAGcggttttaattttcatttacgAAAAAGGATGAACCGTTCTCTTCCCCAATCACATTTTGCCACAGTTGCTGTCTAAACATTCGCCTTAATTGAATCTATCGATTAACACTTTGATTTGTATTATTTTAGCTCAGCGATCAatatagaaagaaaataatgcTACGGTATTCGACCGtgtttgaatatgaaataaacgGCGAATCAATAGCGAACTGGACTCTTTAACTACTTCAGTGTACACACAACAGGAATAATTCATTGGTCCGGACTGTTGATGGTCAGCGGTAAGTCGGAGTCAGGTCAGCTCTGATGTTCAGCAGCGGGTCGGTGTAGCGTGTTCATTCCAACCATTAATATGACAGTACATGAAGTAAACTTAATCTGTAAATAAAGATTCTGTAGGTCAGAGgtcatatatatatgcaatttccaagtatatatatatatatatatatacacgcaCACACACCTATGTATAATGCAGTTCCAAAGTATATCCAAATCGCTAGCGCTTACTGGATTTTAACATTCaacctcaggtgaatacaaattgaatatgtatacatgaagtatataaaaataaatgaataaatcataaaagaaaggGAGAGAATTTGTAAACTTCAAATTAAATCAGTATTGATTCAGGACCTATGAATGAACATGCTCAACTTTATCCGtgattcagaaaaaaatgtgcGAGTTGTTAAATTGTCTATATCGTACCAGTTGATTCTCGGTGGATACATCTGTGGTTCCGGGCGCTATATAATTCATGTATTGCactaaattaaaatttcattgataaaaataaatgtagCCATGCTTAATCAGTTACAGTATCGGTCCTTTGAAGACTAACGATCTACATTAGAATTACCTTTTAccaatgtaaggtgaagataacgaacagtgatcaatctcataactcctataagcaatacaaaatatatagttgggcaaacacggacccctggacacagcagaggtgggatcaggtgcctaggaggaataagcatcccctgttgaccggtcacacccgccgtgagccctatatcctgatcaggtaaacggaattattcgcagtcaaaataaaatgtttgtagGTGCAATGACAAGCGATTGCATGAAAATGTGGATTTCCCCCCACCAACATGAAATCGAATATTTTTTAGAAGTTGTCTATACTATGAActtatgatatatttaaaattagGCATTCCATGTTGTCATTTACATAAGTATCTGGAATTACACTATATGTATACGTGTATTGACGTATAAAAATATCGCAAAGAATTTTCTCAACAAACCTCcactgaatatatatatatatatatatatatatatatatatatatatatatatacaccctAGCCacagttttatttattttttggctGTCTTGGATTCAAGTGTACTTTTATACAAACCCAAATATCCGTGGGTTTACTACTTATCGCTTCCCCCAGACAATGCAGTGAAACTTATCGATTGTCTTCGGAATGAAGATAATGCTGCAATACTTAGATCAGCACGTATTACGACAGCTGTTCGTCAGAGAAATTCTAGGCTGTTTCAAATAAACTTTAATATTATCAGACTGGTTCGATGAACACAAGTCCTTCACATCATTTTATTATGGTTAAGGTGGCCTTAACTTAGTTGCCCCTGACCCGCCACATCATGATCACCCCCTCGCTTCATACCAGTAAGACAGCCGTGACGTCGCCTCTGTTATGAAATTTAATATCGAGAATAgaatatgcagaaatgaacatGATTTATTAATTATTGAGAATAAATCGCCCCGACACCAAGGATACaattattgaaaataagttATAATTTTGTTCTAGAGCAATAATGATAGCGAGTTATTATAATACCGGGGTTACAGGCTGGTATAATTACACGCTTCATATATTCATGCAATGATGATAAGCAGAAAGTAAAGTGAACAAAGTGATAGtatatcagggttttttttttctctctgtcCGTTCTTTGTGAGAACATACACATGAACAAGTTTGAACGCATTTAAGAGTGTTTGAAAACAAGCTTGTTAGTTCTTGGttccatttacatgtaatgtgaGAGGCTACACAGTCCATGAAGAACAAATCACGGCTATTGAGGGGGTCAGGGACAAATCACGGCTACTGAGGTGGTCAGGAACAAATCACGACTACTGAGGTGGTCAGGGACAAATCACGGCTACTGAGGTGGTCAGGGACAAATCACGGCTACTGAG is part of the Ostrea edulis chromosome 2, xbOstEdul1.1, whole genome shotgun sequence genome and harbors:
- the LOC125681945 gene encoding uncharacterized protein LOC125681945, whose amino-acid sequence is MTVFSAIVGMALLVYVIYDKFIYKEELTRETLVKRYPGYFWTREEYLHYSRLLNSSMKDTTVHEYFLKFCNTDCPKRPWYSKSTGRRRRDAGVISSGNVYHGCCLSDTYYTSPLQQVNENGVNRNLFHLLPDAQQFFKVSSCIENVKCTGCHCMYEEELHSVVVVKAGISFTDATMDDLEIDVLTFNGCCKCVNDGT
- the LOC130052084 gene encoding U-scoloptoxin(05)-Cw1a-like produces the protein MRYFHLSVTIVVHVLLIPGEGQSLSCYECTNEETNIHCIDDYNLQLCGQGMDTCQTITSYSDVSEKLSILKSCTTNVSCHLQKQEYDNSCRFVSSDWICVYCCQRDKCNIHVASGTASPWRTKSLITQILDYVFLSLIISV